A single Balaenoptera ricei isolate mBalRic1 chromosome 13, mBalRic1.hap2, whole genome shotgun sequence DNA region contains:
- the TDRD15 gene encoding LOW QUALITY PROTEIN: tudor domain-containing protein 15 (The sequence of the model RefSeq protein was modified relative to this genomic sequence to represent the inferred CDS: inserted 3 bases in 3 codons; deleted 2 bases in 2 codons; substituted 2 bases at 2 genomic stop codons): MDSTSLLPTFSDVDLTVSHIECFPKDVLVKFQGRNNSECEFDYHILQREIQHIPKVKNNVDIDEFCLVEERMSGEWQRGRVVEKKNDLYTVLLIDHGEELRVDSTQVASACGNLFDLPPRVMFGIFANILPTGEKWSSKALNYFKSLIELQVKGCVQAVLPLQMMMILEVPKIISQVLELQLGRLIGGDSFCLIVEMVKEFPKQMPDSLQHKRPELSLSNIDTLLDIQHVLDNLQPSLSVGSIESVKVSSAVSPSKFYCQLIKWIPELENLTVCLTLHYDIVSQEGSPACDNFGVLCVAKRRNGQWHRGILQQLLPNNQVKICFMDYGSSETIPSIHVEKLKQDFILEPLFSFPCSLTYLHSPXDARKFQLSVFKQALLGQIVYAYLDWFSKDEHLYYVTLQTQESTITPKCLLKTVGTQVLCPVSDSKISSMLRETSASDVNGFAVESFIANTEWSIDSLNKKDTLKVDFPIKTVEMEIEAVYIVFVAYVLNPSNFWVCTNEHQNEFQDMMKNINKFYDLCENDELILRNPGPGLFCCARYSKDRRFYRAVITEINGYKINVYFLDYGNTDSIPFFDVKILLPEFCELPVLAMCCSLAYIFPVEDLWVKAAVDYFXKIVLNKAILLQVIAKKDEKYTVNIQNIEASENIDVVSLMLQAGYAEYWEVEPECCPKSISEYSVLNLKSKNKVNIEKVISALLEGPKPXKYHSDKLKGSNFSLLKSLDLKNPFTLSVRREPPWPYKECVFKPGTVLEVKCSYYYGPGDFSCQLQCKLEDLNLLMEQLKDYYSVHSDPYQIGQIACVAKYSKDGKWYRAAILXVVLVDYGYQERVLIKDLCAIKPCFLFLEGQAFRCSLNHLVEPISCKVFNWTREACRDLGNFISSFRGLLTCVIYALVLIYPNCLCNLVDLQSPFASAREFLNNHGSAQYSTVSKPFPSSVSLYSYSSFNIKIGSEEEIYISHIYSPKKFYCQLSRNNKDLEMIETKITEISNLNQCHKSDFSKMRLCISKYIEDGLSYRASAMPTGSLSDFLVYFVDFGNKQLVEESMLRDVSDEFPELLFTPMQAIKCFLSDLRDIDIPEEINSWFEDNFLGKPLRAIILSKEPDDQLGVDLYDGYQHTNQNIKMLIHAYGEKHCDQAQCVEKRPETNKKLAVSLKGKIENNYHHSTISKTSLITYSERKIDQLMNPKSIYGRLLKPSVCYKVEPVSKNKVKKSLNDGLKNKGVKIAPGSAHIIDESDVDQKSVRVVSQSFIRELNQTASQNTYNHARPQIKDLHXPKIYLNAKVKGYVSNISNRASFHIQLAETEYVIMSLADGLNARRANIVKERKSVKPVVGDLVVAEYSGDNAIYRAVIKKILPGNSFEVEFIDYGNTAVVNTSKIYEIKKEFLTVPQLGVHSFLSGVKWNEPDEIWYSKTVFYFASRVSNKTASCELLKKHEQKWEVNINCDEKCVINELLKWTACSKLQKTVLQMPKVVSQKLSPIDKEMKEGLSNEYEGSMILQPSYQQLVNIPFEELKPGQLEKAEILYVAKCGISYVKLSKNKKILSDLTVLITKEVKKPSFLSMENIEKGLECLVKSKKTLKWYRSKVEKKCVDEKVLVFLVDHGRYEIVPLCNTKVLTNEIRNIPRQAVPCKWIWFENFRNMPFESIVCLVAHLEINILFLKYLDSAWEVEILIDGRLLLEYLNLNTVHVEENKFRSSEVIFNVESKIPVSSCTIRSFTWAELQNGRQYSGIATAVSDPSDFCVQLEDFFDTMKSLFMLLSDLPEDLETVPLEHVIPGSSCLFKYELEDQWNRVEIFEVSDQSLLFVLIDYGFSVYIPYSDVKNLKIVPEELLNLPRLSYPCILYGILPAKGKHWNEEARVFFQDFLSKPGLVFLFREYSFETKLKVDIIHEKNNLADTLVASGLAIYSKDSDHLNAVTATGSTKIQYKSKSKPVCQFLDQSYYKIESMNCMCTEKQS; encoded by the exons ATGGATTCTACATCTCTGTTACCAACATTTTCAGATGTGGATCTGACAGTATCACACATAGAATGTTTTCCCAAGGATGTTCTGGTGAAATTTCAAGGCAGAAATAATAGTGAATGTGAGTTTGACTACCACATATTGCAGAGGGAAATACAGCATAttccaaaagtaaaaaataatgtgGACATTGATGAATTTTGTTTGGTAGAAGAAAGAATGTCAGGAGAATGGCAGAGAGGAAGAgttgtggaaaagaaaaatgatctgtATACTGTGCTCCTCATAGATCACGGAGAAGAACTGAGAGTTGACAGTACGCAGGTTGCTTCAGCCTGTGGCAACTTATTTGATCTACCACCACGGGTAATGTTTGGCATTTTTGCCAACATATTACCAACTGGGGAAAAATGGTCTTCTAAGGCTTTGAATTACTTCAAGTCATTGATAGAACTACAAGTGAAAGGTTGTGTGCAAGCTGTTTTGCCTCTTCAGATGATGATGATTCTTGAAGTGCCAAAAATCATATCCCAGGTTCTTGAATTACAATTAGGGAGACTTATTGGTGGAGATTCATTTTGTCTTATTGTGGAAATGGTAAAAGAATTCCCCAAACAAATGCCAGATTCATTACAACATAAAAGACCTGAATTATCATTAAGTAATATTGATACTTTACTTGATATTCAACATGTTCTGGATAATTTGCAACCATCTTTGTCAGTAGGCAGTATTGAAAGTGTAAAAGTATCATCTGCTGTGAGCCCAAGTAAATTTTATTGCCAACTAATTAAATGGATTCCAGAGTTAGAAAACTTGACAGTGTGTTTGACTTTGCATTATGATATTGTCAGTCAAGAAGGTAGTCCCGCGTGTGATAATTTTGGAGTACTTTGTGTTGCCaaaaggagaaatggacagtGGCATAGAGGAATTCTTCAGCAGCTTTTGCCTAATAATCAAGTGAAAATTTGTTTTATGGATTATGGCAGTAGTGAGACTATACCCTCAATTCACGTAGAGAAACTTAAACAGGATTTTATTTTAGAaccattattttcatttccatgttCTCTGACATATTTACACAGTC GAGATGCAAGAAAATTTCAACTAAGTGTATTTAAACAAGCCTTGTTAGGACAAATAGTATATGCATACCTTGATTGGTTCAGTAAGGATGAGCATTTGTATTATGTAACATTACAAACTCAAGAGTCTACAATTACTCCTAAGTGTCTGCTAAAGACTGTAGGCACACAAGTACTTTGTCCAGTGTCTGATTCAAAAATCTCTAGTATGTTGAGGGAGACTAGTGCCTCAGATGTAAACGGCTTTGCCGTTGAGAGTTTTATTGCAAATACTGAATGGTCGATAGATTCtctaaataaaaaagac actTTGAAAGTAGATTTTCCTATTAAAACTGTAGAAATGGAGATAGAAGCTGTCTACATAGTTTTTGTAGCATATGTATTAAACCCATCAAATTTCTGGGTATGTACTAATGAACATCAGAATGAATTTCAAGAtatgatgaaaaatataaacaaattttatGATTTGTGTGAAAATGATGAACTGATTCTAAGAAATCCAGGACCTGGATTATTTTGTTGTGCTAGATACAGCAAGGACAGACGTTTTTATAGAGCTGTCATTACTGAAATTAATGgttataaaattaatgtttattttttggattACGGAAATACTGATTCCATACCATTTTTTGATGTAAAAATTTTGCTTCCAGAGTTTTGTGAGTTGCCTGTCTTAGCCATGTGCTGTTCACTTGCATATATATTTCCCGTTGAAGATTTATGGGTGAAGGCAGcagttgattatttttaaaaaattgtcttgaaCAAAGCAATTTTGCTTCAAGTTATAGCAAAAAAAGATGAGAAGTATACTGTAAATATTCAGAATATTGAAGCCTCAGAAAATATTGATGTTGTCTCTCTTATGTTACAAGCTGGATATGCAGAATATTGGGAAGTAGAGCCAGAATGTTGTCCAAAATCTATAAGTGAATATTCAGTGttaaatttaaaatctaaaaacaaagtaaatattgAGAAAGTCATATCTGCCCTTCTTGAAGGACCTAAAC AAAAGTACCATTCAGATAAGCTAAAAGGAAGTAACTTTTCTTTGTTAAAGTCCCTAGATTTAAAAAACCCTTTCACCTTGTCTGTGAGACGTGAGCCACCATGGCCTTATAAAGAATGTGTGTTTAAACCAGGAACAGTCCTTGAAGTTAAGTGTTCTTATTATTATGGCCCAGGTGACTTCTCATGCCAGCTGCAATGTAAGTTAGAAGACTTAAACTTACTAATGGAACAACTTAAGGATTATTATAGTGTTCATTCTGATCCTTATCAGATTGGACAGATTGCTTGTGTTGCTAAGTATTCTAAAGATGGGAAGTGGTATAGAGCTGCTATTT AAGTGGTACTTGTTGATTATGGTTACCAGGAAAGAGTTTTAATTAAAGATCTTTGTGCTATTAAaccatgtttcctttttttagaaGGTCAGGCCTTCAGATGTAGTCTTAACCATTTAGTTGAACCCATTAGTTGTAAAGTATTCAATTGGACGAGAGAAGCATGCAGAGACCTTGGGAATTTTATTTCTTCGTTTAGAGGGTTATTGACTTGTGTCATCTATGCCTTAGTTCTTATATATCCAAACTGTTTATGTAATTTGGTGGATTTACAATCTCCATTTGCTAGTGCAAGAGAATTTCTTAATAATCATGGCTCTGCACAGTATAGTACAGTATCAAAGCCATTTCCATCTTCAGTTAGTCTTTACAGTTATTCTTCCTTCAATATAAAAATTGGAAGTgaggaagaaatatatatatctcacatatatAGTCCCAAAAAGTTTTATTGCCAACTTAGTAGAAATAATAAAGACCTAGAGATGATAGAAACAAAAATCACAGAGATTAGTAACCTCAATCAGTGCCACAAATCTGATTTTAGTAAAATGAGATTGTGCATATCTAAGTATATAGAGGATGGTCTCTCTTATAGAGCTTCAGCGATGCCGACAGGTTCATTATCTGACTTCCTGGTATATTTTGTGGACTTTGGAAATAAGCAATTAGTAGAAGAAAGTATGTTGAGGGATGTTTCAGATGAGTTTCCAGAGTTGCTGTTTACACCTATGCAAGCTATTAAATGTTTTTTGTCAGATCTTAGAGATATAGATATtccagaagaaatcaatagctgGTTTGAAGATAATTTTTTGGGAAAACCATTAAGGGCAATAATATTGTCCAAGGAGCCAGATGACCAGCTTGGTGTAGACTTATATGATGGATATCAACATACAAATCAGAATATTAAAATGTTGATTCATGCTTATGGAGAAAAACATTGTGACCAAGCACAATGTGTGGAAAAGCGTCCTGAAACAAATAAGAAACTTGCTGTTTCCTTGAAaggcaaaatagaaaacaattatcACCATAGTACAATAAGTAAAACTAGTCTAATAACGTATTCTGAAAGGAAAATAGATCAGTTAATGAATCCCAAAAGTATATATGGCAGGCTTTTGAAACCatcagtttgttataaagttgAACCTGTGTCAAAAAACAAGGTGAAGAAGTCTTTGAATGATGGACTTAAAAATAAAGGTGTAAAAATTGCCCCTGGGTCTGCACATATTATTGATGAAAGTGATGTGGACCAGAAATCAGTAAGGGTTGTATCACAGTCTTTTATCAGAGAATTAAATCAGACAGCCTCACAAAACACGTATAATCATGCTAGACCACAGATTAAAGACCTTCATTAACCCAAAATTTACTTGAATGCCAAAGTTAAAGGATATGTTTCTAATATAAGTAATCGAGCAAGTTTCCATATTCAGCTTGCCGAGACTGAATATGTAATCATGAGCCTAGCGGATGGTCTAAATGCAAGAAGAGCCAAtatagtgaaagagagaaaatcagTCAAACCTGTGGTGGGAGATCTTGTAGTTGCAGAATACTCTGGTGACAATGCCATTTACAGAGcagttattaagaaaattttgccAGGAAATTCTTTTGAAGTGGAATTTATTGACTATGGTAACACTGCAGTAGTAAACACATCAAAAATTTATGAAATTAAGAAGGAATTCTTAACTGTTCCTCAGCTAGGAGTTCATTCTTTCCTTAGTGGAGTAAAGTGGAATGAGCCTGATGAAATATGGTACAGCaaaactgtgttttattttgcttcaagAGTAAGTAATAAAACAGCTTCTTGTGAGCTTTTGAAAAAGCATGAACAGAAATGGGAAGTAAATAtaaattgtgatgaaaaatgtgtCATTAATGAACTACTGAAATGGACAGCATGTTCaaaactacagaaaacagtattgcAAATGCCTAAGGTTGTCTCTCAGAAGTTGAGCCCTAttgataaagaaatgaaggaaggactATCAAATGAGTATGAAGGTTCTATGATCCTTCAACCATCCTACCAACAGCTGGTTAATATTCCTTTTGAAGAGTTAAAACCTGGACAACTTGAAAAGGCTGAAATACTTTATGTTGCAAAATGTGGGATTTCTTATGTGaagttatctaaaaataaaaagattttatcagatttaacagtattaattactaaagaagtaaaaaaaccctcttttttatcaatggaaaatattgaaaaaggcTTAGAATGCTtggtaaaatctaaaaaaacttTGAAGTGGTATCGatcaaaagtagaaaaaaagtgTGTTGATGAGAAAGTGCTTGTTTTTTTAGTAGATCATGGTAGGTATGAAATAGTGCCCTTATGTAATACCAAGGTGCTGACTAATGAAATCAGAAATATTCCAAGACAAGCTGTGCCTTGTAAATGGATTTGGTTTGAAAATTTTAGGAACATGCCATTTGAGTCCATTGTGTGCTTAGTTGCTCATTTGGAAATAAACAtcctttttctgaaatatttagacTCTGCCTGGGAAGTAGAAATTTTGATAGATGGCCGGTTACTTttggaatatttaaatttaaatacagttcatgttgaagaaaacaaatttagatCTTCAGAAGTTATTTTCAACGTTGAATCTAAGATTCCTGTATCATCATGTACAATAAGATCATTTACTTGGGCAGAACTCCAAAATGGTAGGCAATATTCTGGTATTGCCACTGCTGTTTCTGATCCATCAGACTTCTGTGTTCAGTTAGAAGATTTCTTTGACACAATGAAATCTCTCTTTATGTTGCTTTCTGATCTACCAGAAGACTTAGAAACAGTGCCTCTAGAGCACGTAATTCCAGGTTCTAGTTGTTTGTTCAAATATGAATTGGAAGATCAGTGGAATAGGGTAGAAATTTTTGAAGTCTCTGATCAGTCTTTACTTTTTGTATTGATTGACTATGGATTTTCTGTTTACATACCTTATTCAGatgta aaaaatcttaaaattgttCCTGAGGAACTTCTGAATTTGCCGAGGCTAAGTTATCCTTGCATCTTATATGGTATCTTACCTGCTAAAGGGAAACATTGGAATGAAGAAGCCAGa gttttttttcaagatttcctGAGTAAACCAGGCTTAGTTTTTCTGTTTAGGGAATACAGTTTTGAAACAAAACTGAAGGTAGATATCAttcatgagaaaaataatttggcagATACGTTAGTTGCCTCTGGTCTTGCAATTTATTCTAAAGATTCAGATCATCTCAATGCAGTTACTGCTACTGGATCTACTAAAATCCAATATAAATCCAAGAGTAAGCCTGTTTGCCAATTTTTAGatcaaagttattacaaaatagaaagtatgaattGTATGTGCACTGAGAAGCAAAGCTGa